Proteins encoded in a region of the Magallana gigas chromosome 8, xbMagGiga1.1, whole genome shotgun sequence genome:
- the LOC105324798 gene encoding uncharacterized protein isoform X1 produces the protein MASRRNGSNSSRNSEATVQNGTRNGYGHSYLQRTTGPNGKTVNGRGPSNQSQRELYDGSTNVYYGYGGPFRPDNDTDRSSEISERSDDFLGNYKHQQWMDKITGDTFKRNYLDKISFRPTLAHDPSIPLQDTRDFRHDDNHNISQHAQDPSGYKKEKNRNTLKKVLIAILVLLLLGGISGVLAWYFTIKGDEDTSINYYVVTSEMALSNDYNPELSDSSSQEFKNLSTQFCDAITEALRKNNTEYGDRYKHCEVTAFKNGSIIVFYKLFYVFLEVQITKEKVQKDLNKSLTNVDPERAKLSDFVIIRASVKFTVEVQTFQTDPIVPSAQLITSTTEILPTTEETTTSEAVTTTAAKSTEAMITTEVKTTGESTTATTETTSSTTKEATSTMAVATTTVEATTTPPPSPTTSEATSTTAEATTTTAESTTTTAPPPLTTTTTAEVTTTTESTTLTTTTTLTPTTTTAEGTSTTAGATTTIESTTTTAPPPLTTTTTSITAESTTPTTTPPLTTTTTTAEATTTEAPSTTTLAATSILESISTTADATTTTAESTTLTTTPLLTTTTTTAESTTLTIPPPLTTTTTAKATTTEASSTTTLAATSTLEAISTIADATTTTARESTTLTTTPPLTTIPSETTTTEATTTLSATSTLETISTTSYATSTTAESTTPPTTTSTTEAPSTLFTTERSTRITSVASSESLKTSTTIGTSESSPKQTTVDTTESSTSTTMGSSILTTKGTTETSTSLTTQSSTISTIGTTEVSGSTTMVTTTTSEQYTADVVVSPMIAIYGETTTTKTCVVSPRGNWVHITVTVENQGISYTIRKYHSNKTFEEPASLERFNASISSTDTEIVVYLSLDLQAPTTDMCSWDGKYTFSCSITMNDTIHTRVYNGSQIFLTAPISDVTIDSNVHYNEGDKMTFNCSSKGDPNHSMVYTELVKGSTVLQTIPGPDFSSGYNYTSDNNCLADLQWSGDSPNPLTTYQNDVIVRCTVKNTLLNESRTSEKRLNVSVVEYESSTMSTTIGTTESSTMSTTMVTTTASEQYTADVVVSPMIAIYGETTTTKTCVISPRGNWVHVTVTVENQGTPYAIRKYHSNKTFEEPTSLERFNASISSTDTEIVVYLSLDLQAPTTDMCSWDGIFTFSCSITMNDTISTRLYNGSQIFITAPISDVTIDSNVHYIEGDKMTFNCSSKGDPNHSMVYTELVKASTVLETIPGPDFSSGYNYTSDNNCLADLQWSGDSPNPLTTYQNDVIVRCTVKNTLLNESRTSEKRLNVSVVEYESSTISMSTTESSTTSTTMETTESSTTSTTMDTTESSTTTTPVLKYSADVAVYPVIAIFGETATTEVCAFTPHGDWLYATLTVEYQNTQYVVGKFLSNSSLEEPDSLERFNISMFNKNMDIVVHLTLNLQTPTTDTCSMDGKYTFTCSITMNDTMQTLQSNGSQIFMTAPMSEISIDSEVNYNEGEKMTFNCSMKGDPNYSTAYVEMIKNSQILHKIQGPLFGSDYISNCSAVLNWSGGPPTPLTSQEHDLIVRCVVKNNLLNETRKSEKKLNVSAADVAFQKYSYQALTSSREEIECIARSPMSILQELIISKDDVQIATLNSSGVASSTNGRYSTNIQEYDGEVRLKLSILSVDCQDQGRYNCKLITTNNATRVSPNMSFIVEGSKPTMTLHPDIYEPFARRTLNHVCSTDHIGDENNDNFLEIQIFQPGSQRAFTYSKKIAEVEKMFDSTNNITYINITGTTAQFLLVSHTSSSSNQSCNIKETITFLLDLIMDFDNGTIKCVLKDEMEEFSAVESTITVIPGNYCDGYENRAFRKHPNNDCNDYIECTEYQGKMYAAGNQCALGQCIQFTTRSCVPCDSTFACDELTTPGPTTTTTTLPPGRRYVSCNDSDHFLGTTAVIKCVILDTSFNSLNVTFLPEQSQNEEYVGEIFPDGQTQSPPQSPVVLSTNFNLSPKIAMFTFQLLECRSRGRYRIIAGGTNTSVAPSVETFELNVLGNLTEFEMHIEPAYPEGTLVEFNCTASLDESHANIKGYYKKESESSFSEIEGSTSVIERNLSHCFIKVLWKPSTPFTADTSFNNADLKCTLVDWPLVQRTKKISVQNADVAFETYKLESSIGSQVSVKCFARNTNSIKSVLIQKIENPLSTTVANVTLPDMTSHVDGTTVSYSNNSLTLTFTSLTCSDNGQYTCIVIKEDESQIESPAYLRVQIKNPPKHEEVAFILNPDIKENKYDTNNVHTCSGDVGYPSGLGYLSLKFTDPTTNASFTYDKMTVTEDMKISVDSPLKFKVSLSSGLSIIIVEDDEPDIVNCTRKKEIKFLLQATRDWNRAKIRCRVISETNEVNSTSAEKELYVIPDAVCDGSNGSDIYVPHEKIDHCRTYIRCFNNIPTGQFCGGIADTCFDYQINRCNWCSDVACESEMSPTTEGQIMTTTSLPAVPEIQCPLLSCKPSSVFEMETGNIVCELNTSMTYDNITVVKTGQAIMTVYPNGTNHYFSDEIEKYDSTVGTSFTFVIKNVSCSDENEYTFTVEVGEGGSCYKTASLEMKAKPAIPTLAIDYRWTEGTNLGTHSCTGSIGNPPGTMTLEIRDGETGNFTSFSPSTKSLNTIKENCHYDAKLTFSINFNTENIRSHFIRCVANNQHTLSISEFPFYSREVFVNPLPANACFENGLHPYPGDCTRFLNCYGNVTSVTQCPSRLCYESVNKACDNDCTRCST, from the exons ATGGCATCAAGAAGGAACGGATCCAACAGCTCCCGAAATTCTGAAGCGACCGTCCAAAATGGAACAAGAAATGGATATGGTCATAGTTATCTCCAAAGAACAACGGGACCAAACGGTAAAACGGTGAATGGACGTGGTCCATCCAACCAAAGCCAAAGAGAATTATATGACGGGTCTACCAATGTGTACTATGGATACGGAGGTCCGTTTCGTCCTGATAATGACACTGACAGAAGTTCGGAGATTTCGGAGAGATCTGACGATTTCCTGGGTAATTACAAGCATCAGCAATGGATGGACAAGATCACCGGTGACACtttcaaaagaaattatttagataaaatctCATTTAGG CCCACACTTGCGCACGACCCCAGCATACCATTGCAGGATACACGTGACTTTAGGCATGATGACAACCATAACATTAGCCAACATGCGCAAGATCCTTCAGGttacaagaaagaaaaaaacaggaaTACTTTAAAGAAAGTACTAATCGCTattttagttttacttttacTTGGAGGAATATCAGGAGTCCTAGCTTGGTATTTTACGATAAAAG GAGATGAGGATACATCTATCAATTACT ATGTTGTAACAAGTGAAATGGCACTTAGCAACGATTACAATCCCGAACTGTCAGATTCATCGTCACAGGAATTCAAGAATTTGAGCACGCAGTTTTGTGATGCA ataaCAGAGGCACTTCGAAAGAATAACACCGAATATGGAGATCGATACAAACACTGTGAAGTCACAGCATTCAA AAATGGAAGCATAATAGTTTTTTACAAGCTGTTTTACGTATTTCTTGAAGTGCAAATTACAAAAGAGAAGGTCCAAAAGGATCTTAATAAATCTTTGACAAACGTAGATCCCGAGCGTGCCAAATTATCGGACTTTGTCATAATCAGAgcaagtgtaaaattcacagtAGAAGTTCAGACATTCCAAACAGATCCAATAGTACCGAGTGCACAGTTAATCACTTCAACAACAGAAATATTGCCAACAACAGAAGAAACAACAACGTCAGAAGCAGTAACAACAACAGCAGCTAAATCAACAGAAGCAATGATAACAACAGAAGTAAAAACAACAGGGGAatcaacaacagcaacaacGGAAACAACATCATCAACAACGAAAGAAGCAACATCAACAATGGCAGTAGCTACAACCACAGTGGAAGCAACAACAACACCACCACCATCACCAACAACATCGGAAGCGACATCGACAACAGcagaagcaacaacaacaacagcagaATCAACAACTACAACAGCTCCACCACcactaacaacaacaacaacagcagaagtaacaacaacaacagaatCAACAACTctgacaacaacaacaacacttacaccaacaacaacaacagcggAAGGGACATCGACAACAGCAGGAGCAACAACAACAATAGAATCAACAACTACGACAGCTCCACCACcactaacaacaacaacaacatcaaTAACAGCAGAATCAACAACTCCGACAACAACACCACcactaacaacaacaacaacaacagcggAAGCAACAACAACAGAAGCACCATCAACAACAACATTGGCAGCAACATCAATATTAGAATCGATATCAACAACAGCAGatgcaacaacaacaacagcagaATCAACAACTCTGACAACAACACCACTactaacaacaacaacaacaacagcggAATCTACAACTCTGACAATACCACCACcactaacaacaacaacaacagcgaAAGCAACAACAACAGAAGCATCATCAACAACAACATTGGCAGCAACATCAACATTAGAAGCAATATCAACAATAGCAGatgcaacaacaacaacagcaagaGAATCAACAACTCTGACAACAACACCACCACTTACAACAATACCATCggaaacaacaacaacagaagcAACAACAACATTGTCAGCAACTTCAACATTAGAAACGATATCAACAACATCATATGCAACATCAACAACAGCTGAATCTACAACTCCTCCAACAACAACATCAACAACAGAAGCACCATcaacattgtttacaacagAAAGGTCAACAAGGATAACATCAGTAGCCTCATCAGAAAGTTTGAAAACATCAACAACAATTGGCACATCAGAAAGTTCCCCAAAACAAACAACAGTAGACACAACAGAAAGTTCAACTTCAACAACCATGGGATCGTCAATATTGACAACTAAAGGCACAACAGAAACGTCCACATCATTAACAACACAGAGTTCTACAATTTCAACAATTGGTACAACAGAAGTTTCAGGATCAACAACAATGGTTACAACAACAACATCTGAACAATATACAGCAG ATGTTGTTGTTTCACCTATGATTGCCATCTATGGAGAAACCACTACGACAAAGACCTGTGTTGTCTCTCCTCGTGGAAATTGGGTTCATATAACTGTGACTGTAGAGAATCAGGGCATATCATACACCATTAGAAAATACCACAGTAACAAGACTTTTGAAGAACCAGCTTCTTTGGAGAGATTTAATGCCAGTATATCCAGTACAGACACTGAAATCGTAGTTTATCTGTCATTGGATCTACAGGCACCAACTACTGACATGTGCTCTTGGGATGGAAAATACACTTTTTCGTGTTCCATAACAATGAATGACACGATTCATACGCGTGTGTACAATGGCAGCCAGATTTTCCTAACTG CTCCTATATCTGATGTCACGATTGATTCCAACGTACACTACAATGAGGGTGATAAAATGACGTTCAACTGCTCAAGCAAAGGGGATCCAAATCACAGTATGGTGTACACAGAGTTGGTCAAAGGCTCCACAGTTCTTCAAACAATACCAGGACCAGATTTTTCATCGGGCTATAATTATACTTCGGACAACAACTGCCTTGCTGACCTTCAGTGGTCAGGTGATTCCCCAAATCCGCTAACAACATATCAGAATGACGTCATTGTCCGATGCACAGTGAAAAATACTTTGCTGAATGAGAGTAGAACTTCCGAAAAACGGCTGAACGTTTCCGTTGTTG AATATGAAAGTTCTACAATGTCAACAACAATTGGTACAACAGAAAGTTCTACAATGTCAACAACAATGGTTACAACAACGGCATCTGAACAATATACAGCAG ATGTTGTGGTTTCACCTATGATTGCCATCTATGGAGAAACCACTACGACAAAGACCTGTGTTATCTCTCCTCGTGGAAATTGGGTTCATGTAACCGTGACTGTAGAGAACCAGGGCACACCATACGCCATTAGAAAATACCATAGTAACAAGACTTTTGAAGAACCAACTTCCTTGGAGAGATTTAATGCCAGCATATCCAGTACAGACACTGAAATCGTAGTTTATCTGTCATTGGATCTACAGGCACCAACTACTGACATGTGCTCTTGGGATGGAATATTCACTTTTTCGTGTTCCATAACAATGAATGACACAATTTCAACACGTTTGTACAATGGCAGCCAGATTTTCATAACTG CTCCTATATCTGATGTCACGATTGATTCCAACGTACACTACATTGAGGGTGATAAAATGACATTCAACTGCTCAAGCAAAGGGGACCCAAATCACAGTATGGTGTACACAGAGTTGGTCAAAGCCTCCACAGTTCTTGAAACAATACCAGGACCAGATTTTTCATCGGGCTATAATTATACCTCTGACAACAACTGCCTTGCTGACCTTCAGTGGTCAGGTGATTCCCCAAATCCGCTAACAACATATCAGAATGACGTCATTGTCCGATGCACAGTGAAAAATACTTTGCTGAATGAGAGTAGAACTTCCGAAAAACGGCTGAACGTTTCCGTTGTTG AATATGAAAGTTCCACAATTTCAATGAGTACAACAGAAAGTTCGACAACATCAACAACTATGGAGACAACAGAAAGTTCTACAACATCAACAACTATGGACACAACAGAAAGTTCTACAACAACTACACCAGTGCTAAAATATTCAGCAG ACGTTGCGGTTTATCCTGTTATTGCCATTTTTGGAGAAACAGCAACAACCGAGGTCTGTGCTTTTACTCCTCATGGAGACTGGCTCTACGCGACTTTGACTGTGGAGTATCAGAATACGCAATACGTCGTCGGAAAATTTCTTAGCAATAGCAGTTTGGAAGAGCCAGATTCTTTAGAGAGATTTAATATTAGtatgtttaataaaaacatgGATATTGTTGTTCATCTGACATTGAACCTACAGACACCAACCACAGACACGTGTTCGATGGATGGGAAATACACTTTTACGTGTTCCATAACAATGAACGACACAATGCAAACACTTCAGTCCAACGGCAGTCAGATTTTCATGACTG CTCCTATGTCCGAGATCAGTATTGATTCTGAAGTGAACTACAATGAAGGTGAAAAAATGACATTCAACTGTTCAATGAAAGGGGATCCAAATTACAGCACAGCTTATGTAGAGATGATCAAGAACTCCCAGATTCTCCATAAAATTCAAGGACCGTTGTTTGGATCGGATTACATTTCCAATTGCTCTGCTGTCCTTAACTGGTCAGGTGGTCCCCCAACTCCATTGACTTCACAAGAGCATGACCTAATTGTTCGATGTGTTGTAAAAAACAACTTGCTAAATGAAACTAGAAAATCCGAAAAGAAGTTGAATGTATCTGCTGCTG ATGTTGCTTTCCAAAAATATTCATATCAGGCTTTGACGAGTTCCCGTGAAGAGATAGAATGTATAGCTCGAAGTCCTATGTCCATCCTGCAAGAACTTATAATATCAAAAGACGATGTCCAAATTGCTACCTTAAACAGTTCTGGCGTAGCTTCTTCAACCAATGGGAGGTACTCTACCAATATACAAGAATATGATGGAGAAGTGAGACTTAAATTGAGTATACTCAGTGTCGATTGTCAGGATCAAGGACGGTACAACTGCAAGTTAATCACAACGAATAATGCAACTAGAGTTTCTCCGAATATGTCATTTATAGTGGAAG GATCTAAACCAACAATGACATTGCATCCAGATATTTATGAACCATTTGCAAGACGAACTTTAAACCATGTTTGTTCAACCGATCACATTGGAGATGAAAACAATGACAACTttttagaaattcaaatatttcaacCAGGATCCCAAAGAGCTTTCACATACTCGAAAAAAATAGCAGAGGTCGAAAAAATGTTTGACTCAACCAACAACATTACTTATATAAACATCACAGGAACAACTGCACAGTTTCTACTTGTGTCACATACCAGCAGTTCTTCAAATCAATCTTGTAACATCAAAGAAACAATTACTTTCTTACTTGATTTGATAATGGATTTTGATAATGGTACCATTAAATGcgttttaaaagatgaaatggAAGAGTTTTCTGCTGTCGAGTCCACAATAACCGTTATTCCAG GGAATTATTGTGATGGATATGAAAACAGGGCATTCAGAAAACATCCCAACAATGACTGTAACGATTATATAGAATGTACAGAATATCAAGGAAAAATGTATGCGGCAGGAAATCAATGTGCCTTAGGGCAATGTATTCAGTTCACTACTAGGTCTTGCGTGCCTTGCGATTCAACCTTTGCATGTGATGAATTAACCACGCCAG GACCTACTACAACGACCACAACGTTGCCCCCGGGAAGAAGAT ATGTGTCCTGCAATGACTCTGATCATTTCTTGGGTACAACAGCTGTGATCAAATGCGTTATTTTGGATACTTCTTTTAACAGCTTAAATGTAACCTTTCTTCCGGAACAAAGCCAAAATGAGGAGTATGTAGGAGAAATATTCCCAGATGGCCAAACACAATCTCCACCTCAATCTCCTGTAGTCCTTTCGACGAATTTTAATTTGTCCCCAAAGATCGCAATGTTTACTTTTCAGCTGCTGGAATGTAGGTCGAGAGGGCGATATCGAATAATCGCAGGGGGAACAAATACTTCTGTTGCGCCTTCTGTGGAGACATTCGAACTCAATGTTCTTG GTAATCTGACTGAATTTGAAATGCACATCGAACCTGCATATCCAGAGGGAACTTTAGTCGAATTTAACTGCACGGCTTCTCTTGATGAGTCTCATGCCAACATCAAAGGGTATTACAAAAAGGAATCAGAAAGCAGCTTTTCTGAAATAGAGGGATCCACAAGTGTAATTGAGAGAAACTTGTCACACTGTTTTATTAAAGTTTTATGGAAACCATCAACTCCGTTCACTGCAGATACAAGTTTCAATAATGCAGATTTAAAGTGTACACTAGTTGATTGGCCATTAGTTCAACGGACAAAAAAGATTTCTGTTCAAAATGCAG ATGTAGCCTTTGAAACCTACAAACTAGAGTCTTCCATCGGGAGCCAGGTTTCTGTGAAATGCTTCGCACGAAACACGAATTCCATCAAATCAGTTCtaatacaaaaaatagaaaatcccCTAAGTACCACTGTGGCAAATGTTACCCTACCAGATATGACATCTCATGTTGATGGAACCACAGTCAGCTACTCAAACAACTCCTTGACGTTAACGTTTACTTCACTAACCTGCTCTGATAATGGACAGTACACATGTATTGTCATTAAAGAAGATGAATCGCAGATAGAATCCCCTGCATATCTTCGTGTTCAAATTAAGA ACCCTCCGAAACACGAGGAAGTGGCATTCATCTTAAATCCCGACATCAAAGAGAATAAATACGACACTAACAACGTTCACACATGCAGTGGAGACGTAGGATATCCTAGCGGTCTGGGTTACTTATCATTAAAGTTTACAGACCCAACAACAAACGCTAGCTTTACATACGACAAAATGACAGTGACAGAAGACATGAAAATATCTGTAGATTCACCGCTTAAGTTTAAAGTAAGCCTTTCAAGTGGACTAAGCATCATAATTGTTGAAGACGATGAGCCAGACATTGTCAATTGCActagaaagaaagaaattaagtTTTTGCTACAAGCAACAAGAGACTGGAATAGAGCAAAAATTCGTTGTAGAGTCATTAGTGAAACTAATGAAGTTAATTCTACTTCTGCCGAAAAAGAATTATATGTTATTCCAG ATGCTGTTTGCGACGGTTCAAATGGATCTGACATCTATGTACCACACGAGAAAATAGATCATTGTAGAACATACATACGATGCTTCAACAATATACCAACGGGTCAATTTTGTGGTGGAATAGCAGATACGTGTTTTGATTACCAGATAAATAGATGTAACTGGTGTTCAGACGTTGCCTGTGAATCTGAAATGAGTCCAACAACAGaag GACAAATAATGACTACTACTTCTCTGCCTGCGGTTCCAGAAATACAAT GTCCCCTTTTATCGTGCAAACCATCCTCAGTATTTGAAATGGAAACCGGCAATATTGTCTGTGAGCTGAACACATCAATGACGTATGACAATATCACTGTGGTGAAGACTGGTCAAGCAATCATGACTGTTTATCCAAATGGGACCAATCACTATTTCTCGGATGAAATTGAGAAGTACGACAGCACAGTTGGAACATCTTTcacatttgttataaaaaacGTATCTTGTTCGGACGAAAATGAGTACACATTTACTGTTGAGGTTGGTGAAGGAGGAAGCTGCTATAAAACAGCCTCTTTGGAAATGAAAG CAAAACCAGCAATACCAACACTTGCTATAGACTACAGGTGGACAGAGGGAACCAATTTAGGAACTCATTCATGTACTGGGAGTATTGGAAACCCTCCTGGAACAATGACATTAGAAATACGAGATGGAGAAACTGGGAATTTTACAAGTTTTTCACCATCTACCAAATCACTGAATACCATAAAGGAAAATTGTCATTATGATGCAAAATTAAccttttcaattaatttcaacACCGAAAATATTCGAAGTCACTTCATTCGTTGCGTTGCCAACAATCAACACACTCTATCAATTTCGGAGTTTCCATTCTATTCGAGAGAAGTTTTTGTCAATCCGCTCCCAG CAAACGCTTGCTTCGAAAATGGACTCCATCCTTACCCAGGAGATTGTACACGATTTTTAAACTGTTATGGTAATGTCACAAGTGTTACGCAGTGTCCATCAAGGTTGTGCTATGAATCAGTAAATAAAGCCTGTGACAATGATTGCACAAGGTGTAGCACATAG